GGAGGACCGGCTGCTGTTCGTGCAGTCGTTGGAGACGGTGCGGTGCCTGGACGAGGGTGTGCTGACGTCGGTCGGTGACGCGAACGTCGGCAGCGTCTTCGGGTTCGGCTTCGCGCCGTGGAGCGGCGGCACGCTCCAGTTCGTCAACTCGTACGGCTTGGCGGAGTTCGTGGAGCGCGCGGACTACTTGGCCGACACGTACGGCGAACGCTTCCGCCCGCCCGCTTCGCTCCGCGAGCGCGCCACCCGCAACACCCCCTTCTAACCCGCGAGTCGAACCCTCACGCCCCGCGTGTCGAACCTCCAGACCCCGTGAGTCCTACGTTCAGGACCCGTGAGTCCTACGTTCGGAACCCCCGAATTCAACGCTCAGTACAAGATCGTTTGTTCTGAGCGTTGAATTCAGGGGTCCTGAACGTAGGACACGGTGGTCCTGAACGTACGACTCGCGCGTTCTGAACGTAGGACTCACTGGAACAGGGGGTCGTAGGGCTCGTTCTCGGGGGTGAAGATGAGGACGAAGTCCTTGCCGGGGCCGGTGGCCACCTCGTGGAGGCGGGTCAGGACTTCGGTCTCGGTGGGGAGGGTCAGGCCCAGGGCTGCGGCCGCGCGGTCACGTTGAGCGACCAGGTCTGGGATGTCTTGCACGTACTCGGCGGCACGCGCGGCGCTCTCCTCCGCGGTGAACGTCCGGCAGTCCCGCCACCACGGCACGACCAGCAGAAGCCGCAGCAGCTCCGGCAGGCCGATCGCGAGCATGCACGCGCGCCCTTCGGAGTCCGCGTACAGGACCGGACGTTCCTCGCCACCGTCACCGCAGAAGAAGTACGTCCCGCCGCACCCGTCACCCGCGAACCCCTCCAGCGTCGCGCCGGACGCGAGGTGGACTTCCTCGACGTGGTCCGCCCGATCGAGTTCGAGGTCGCCCGGCCAGCCCAAGAACCGGGCGACGTCGTCGTCTTCGGCGATGACAGTGAGCAGCGATCGCACGTTCAGCCTCCTGAGTGTTGAACTCAGGATGCCTGAGCGTTGAACTCAGGTGTTCTGAACGTAGGACTCACGGGTCCTGAACGTAGGACTCACGCGGGGTGGGTTAGGCGACGGCTTGGGTTGGGGTGGGGAGGGCGGTGGTGACGTCGGTGCGTTGCGTCACGCCGTTGACGGTCACGGCGACCGTCACCTGACCCGGCCGGAGAGCCGTGAACGCGCCGGTGACCGGGTCCAGCCACGCCACGTGCCACGGCCGCACACCGGACTCCGCGCCGATGTGGAGCTTCGGCGAACCGGACCAGTCGGCCGAGACGGGATAGGCCACCGGCACCTGCCGTGAGCCCTGGGCCAGAGTGGCGGAGACGACGGTGGGGCTGCCGATTCGGACAGTCGACGGCACGGTTAGCGCCAACCCGTCCACGTGCGGGCGGATCTCCGCGGCCAGCCAGTCATCACCCGACGAACCGGGATCGACACCGAGCATCGTCCACCCGGTGAACCCACCGCGCCCCGCCTCACCCGCGGGCGCCTTGCCCGAGTTGCCGTTGATCAGGTACGGCACCCCGTCCACCCGCGAAGCGTGGAACAGCCCCACGTGCGCCCCGATGAACGCCGCGCCCTTGCCGGTCGTGCGCCGGAAGTCGCCCAACCAGTCCTCGACCACGTCCGCCTCCAGCCGGTCGGTCAACTGACTGCCCTTGGTCGGCGTCGGGTCACGCGGCGGGTGGTGCTCCATCACCACGACCGACTGCACGGCGGAGTGGTCCCGCAACGCATCCCGCAGCATCACGGCCTGGTCGAACCCGCCGCCGCGCAACGTCCCGGTGGACGAGTCCATCAGCACGAACCGCGTGCCCTTGTGGTCGAACACCCGGTTCGTCGCGCCGAACTCGCGCCGGAAGTTCTCGATCGTGCCCGGTCCCATGATCTCGTGGTTGCCCGGCACGTAGTACCAGGGCAGCTCGTCACCCAGCTCCTCCGTCAGCACCCGACGCGCCAACGCCAGGTCCGCGGGCGAAGCCTCGTCCACGAAATCGCCGTTCACCACCAGGAAGTCCGGCCGCTGCGCCTTGATCTCCCGCAACGTCCGCCGCGCCGCCCGCACCAGCTCGCTGTCCGGGTTGCGCGCCACGAACTGCGCGTCGGACATCACCGCGAACCGCCACGGCTTGTCGGCCACCGTGCCGTCCTGCACCACGAACCGGTCCGCGGGCTCCGTGACCACCGGCAGCTCCACCGCGGGCGGCACCTTGACCACGATGTCGTCCACGATCACCTCGCCGGTGTACTGCCGGTCCGCCTTGGTCTCGATCGTGTAGAACCTGTTCACCCGCAAGGGGAACGCGAGCCCGGACGGCACCGGCACCTCCAGGTACCGCCACCCCGTCCACGTGATGTACGGCCCGTAGAGCGAGCGGCTGATCCCGGACGCGTCGGTGACGGTGAACGCCGTCCACTCCCCGCGACCGTGCCCGTACACCCACGCGCCCAACGCCAACGGCTGGCCGGTCACCTCGATCGGCTGCGGCGGGATGGCGTACGCGGTCCGGGTGCCCGTGGACTTCGAGAAGTCGTACGTCATCCGCAGCCCGGCCCCGGTGTGCCCCTCGGACACCGGCGTCACCGAGCCCGAGGCACGCGCCGTGCCGAACTTCCACGCCGCGCCGTCGTCGAACCCGGCGATCAGCCGTTCCTCCAGGCCGACCGTCACCGGCACGCGCACCACGTGCTCGCCCACGCGAGCCACGACCGTCGTCGCACCGGCCTTCAGAGCCGTGATCCGCAGGTCGCCGTTGGTCCCGGCCGCGATGTCGACCACCGACCGGTCGTACTCCAACGCCAGGTCGGCGGGCTCGACCGGCGCGGTGAACCCGTCGCCGTCACGCCCGACCACACCGAACCCGCCGACGCCGCCCACCTCGGGCAGGCTCAGCCGGCTGGTGGTCGCGGACAGCCCGGCCAACGCGCCCAGCACGGTCAGCTCCACCTCGCCGGACGCTCCACCACGCTGCGCCACAGCGGTCGTCTTGCCCGGCCGCAGTGCGTGGAACACGCCGTTCTCGTCCACCTTGCCCACGTCCGCACGGGCCGTGTGCCACCGGTGCGCTTCGTCGAGTGCCGGCCCGTACGTCTCGTCGTGCCCGTCGGCGATCAGCCGCCGGGTCAGCCCGGGGAACACCCGCTCGGGATGCCCGCCCGGCACGGTGTCCGCACCCGGGGCCCGACGCGCGTCGATCGCGGTCCGCACCCAGAACCCGGTCAGCGAGCCGCTGCCCTCCGGCGCGTACAACGCCAACCCGTTGGGCACCAAGCGCTCGCCGCCGTCGGACGGGGTGTTCTCCACGTCCACCGACTCGGCGCCCGGCATCCGGGCCACCAGCGTGGACGAACCGCCGCCGTCGAGGTTGAGCGCGTTGTGGGCGCCCATCTCCAGCAGGATCGAGGCCACGTCCTTGAGGTTCAGCCCGAGCATGAACGCGCCCTGGCGGCCGTCCACGGTCAGCATGAACATCTTCTTGCCGTCCGCCGAGAACCCGACCGCCGTGCGCGGGTGCAGCGGGTCGTCGGGCGCGACCACCACGCCGTCCTTGAGCAGCAACTGGTTCCCGCCGATCGCGGCACGCAACGAGCTGCCGTCACCGGCCTTCGTGGTGTGCTCCACGGTGATCCGCTGCCCGACGGCGAGGGTGGCCAGCGCGTCGGCGCCCGCCTCCCGCCCGACGAGCACGAAACCGTCGGCGGGGATCGGGTCCGCGCCCGCGAGAGCACGCCGTTCGGTCACCACGCCCGCACGCACCACGACCTCGGTCACGCGTGACGCGCCCTGCACGGCCCGCGCCCGGCTGTACGAGCCCCAGATCGGGTCGAACACGCCGACGCCACCGGACTGGATGGCCGCGCCGTTGAGCTGGTCCAACCGGATCGAGGTGCCGTCCTCGCGGACGACCTTGCCGTCGAAGAAGACCTCCATCACCCGGCCAACGCCGGCCGCGTCGAGGCCGACCGCGCGACGGTGCCCGGCGGCGGGCGACTTCACCGTGCGGCCGTCCTGGACGCCGACGCCCTGCGGCGCGTTGGAGTTGTTGATGTCAAAGAAGTCGCCGTTGACGGCGGCCACCGCGCGGGTCCGGTCCGCCTGCGCGGAAAGCGGTTCGGCGGCGGCGACCGTGCCGGGGTACAGGTAGTCGACCTTGGTGCCCGCGGTGAGGTCGACGGTGAGCGCGTCACCGCGGATCCAACCGCCCGCGCCGCCCGGCTCGTACCAGTCGAACGAGCTGAGGGAGACGCCCGGAGCGACGGGGCGGGTGGTGCGCGCGGTCTCGATGCGGCGGGCTGGGTCGACGGCGGGCGCGACCGCCACACCGGGCAGGTCGACGACGGGGGCAGGGGGCTCGGCGTGTGCCGCGGGCGCCGCCAGGGCGAGCACCAGCACCGCGGCCAGGGCGGAGGAGCGAGGGCGTGGGGACACGGGGACTCCCGCAGGGTGGGTGAGAAATTACGCGATATCAGTCCACCGTGTTGGAAGTTATCCGGACACGGCCGTTCGGACGCAGTTGGCGACCCGAACGGCCGCCTGCGTCAGCTTGCAGGCCCACCCCGGTACGTTCCAGGACTGCTACCCGTCCACCGCTTGAACGCTCGGTGAAATGCGCTCGCCTCGGAGAACCCCAGCCGCAGCGCCAACTCCTCCACCGACTCGCCGCCGCGCACCAGGCTCGCCACCGCCTGGTCCCGCAGCAGCTGCTCCCGCACCTCGCGGAACGACGTGCCCTCGGCCGCCAGCTTCCGCCGCAACGTCGGCGCGCTCACCCCGAGCCGCGCGGCCACGTGCTCCAGCCCCGCCACCCCGCCGGCCAGCATCCGCCGCACCTGGCTGGACGCGTCCGCGCCGTAGTCGCGCCGGGACAGCAGCTCGGCCGGCGAGTTCCGCAGGAACCGGCGCAACGCGGACTCGTCCTGCACCACCGGCATCCGCAGGAACCGCGCGTCGAACGTCAACGTCGTCGCCGGCGCCGAGAACCGCAGCGGCGCGCCGAAGATCAGGTGGTACTCCGCGCCGTGGGCCGGCTCCGGGTACGCCAGGTCGACCCCGCGCAGCGGGATCCGGCGGCCGATCAGCCACGACGAGAACCGGTGCCACAGCACCAGCAGCGACTCGACCAGGAACCGGTCCGGGTCGTCCACGCCCTCCGCGGACAGCGTGAACGCGGCGACGCCGTCCCGCTCGGACAACGCCATCGACGGCCGCACGTCGAACAGCCCGTAGAACGCGAGGCCGCGCCGCAACGCGTCACCCAACGACGTGCAGTGCACGGCGAGCAGGCACATGGTCGGGAACGTCCCGCGCTTGCTCGGCTGCGGCCCCAGGCCCATGAACTCGTCGTCCAGCACTTCCCACAGCGTCTGGATGAGCTTCGTGTACTGGGTGGGGGTGACGCGGGCCCGTTCGTCCGCGAGCAGCGCCTCGCCGATACCGGCCGACGCGAGAAGCCCGGCGATGTCGTGACCACGCCGTGCGGCACCGCGCAGTGCGGCGGTGACGTAGTGGATGGCGATGGTCCTGGTGAGCATCACTCACAGTGTCGCATCAGAGCCGTGAACGGCGGCGCGGTGTGGGGAGAGAACGTACCGCGCCGCCGCCACGGTGGCCCACCCCAGTGAGCCGGCGCCTCGACGGTGGGGCATCCGCCCGCCCATCGTCGAGGGACGTCGTGGTGCCCATAACCTTATGTGGTCTAGACCAGATACGTCAATACGGCGATAACCCCACGCCAATTGAGATTTGTTTCCGCTATGTGTCAGGCCTGTTCCAGGGGAGCTACTCCGAAACCCTCGGAAAACCTTACGCACCAGATCACGACGCTGCGAACGGTCGTCAGGTCGATGTCCGCGGGCACCTCGTAGACCTGGTTTCCGCGATTCGCCTTCAGTTTTCCCAGGTTCGTGAAACCGGAGTCGAACGCCGCCTCGGGCGAGTCCGCGGCCTTGTCCGAGAGGTACACGTGCAGGTCTGGGCCGTCGGTCGTGTCCAGTCCCTCGAACTGGACGGCGAGCTTTCCGTCGGGCGTCCGGACCAGCGTCGCACTACCGCTCGTGGTGTAGTCGAGCGAGCGGAACGGCCCGGTGGCCAACGCGACCGGACCGGTGGGCGCGGCCGACGTCGTGGTGACCGGGGCCGCCGCGCTCGAACCCACCGTCGCGGGCGTCGTGGTCGTCGTGGTGACCGGCACCAGCAACGCCTCGTCCGCAGTCCGGTCGGTGATCAACCGCCACGGCTGGAACAGGTACAGCCCCACCGCCAGGGCGACCACCAGCACACCGGCCACACCGACCACTACAACCCGCTTGGACATCGCACGCCTTCCGAAGTCGTCTTGTACCGACAACTCTGACGAATCGGACGCCGCGCGTGGGGCCAAACCGGGTTACGAAGTTCTGACGCCTCCCCGCCGGCGTTGTTAGGGTCGCCGGGTGGGTGAACGGGCCGGGTTGGCGATCGTGTGCGCGCTCATGGTGGGCTGCGCCGCGTTCGGGCCGTTCCCGCACCCGGTGCCGCTGCTGTTCGCGATCGCCGCCGTCGGCGCGGCCAACGCCGTGTTCCCGTTGATGCGCACGTTCGGGTCCGCCCTGCTCGGAGGGGTCGCCGCGGCGAGCATCGGACTGGCCTCGGTGCCATTCGTGACCTGCTCCTCGGAGAAGTTCACGGAAGTGTTCACCTGCACAGGTGACGCACCTACTTGGCATATGACCGGGGCGGTGTTGGTGGCCGGGCTGTCCGGAGCCGGTTTGGTGCTGGCCCGGGTGCTCGGCACGGCGTTATTGGAACGTCGACTGGCGGCGGTGGAGAGCCGCGGCGAACGCGACTGAGGGACGCCTGTCGGGGTGTACAGATCTCGGGAATGGCCTTTCCTTGTACTCACCGTGCGTGTGATGCTGCCGTGTCCGGTCGCGGCGAGGCTCGGGTCGGCCGGTGACCCGTCACCGTCGAGCCGTTCCGTTCGTTGTCCTCGTGGGCGGTAGTGTTCGGCTCACCGTCGCGCCACGAGTACGTTCTGTTAGGAGGATCGCTGTGCGGGTGCTGTGGGCCACGTGCGGCTTGGCCGTCGCGGCGTCGGCGCTGACCGGTGTCCTCATCGGGGTGGTCCTCGACGGGATGAACGACGGACCGCAGGCCGACACCCCGGCCTCGACCTGGATCACCGGTAGACCGTCGACCAGCGGCAGCGGCAGCCCGATCCCGACGACGACCGTCCCGACCACGGAAGCCGGACCGCCGGCGGCCAGCCCGACCGCCGAGGTCAAGACCACCACCACGACGACGACTCCCCCGCCGCCACCGCCACCGCCGGTGACCACCGAGGCTCCGCCCGTGACGACCACGACGACGGAGACCCGGAACAGCGAGTGGCCGTGCAGCCCGCTCAACCTGTTCCCGCCGCCGCACTGCAACGACTGAGACGCACTGCGACGCGCTGCAACGGCTGAGCTGCGACGACTGAGCTGCGACGGCTTAAACGCACAGGCCCGGACCCCGGTCGGACCGGCCCCCTCAACGGAGCCGAAACCTCAGCGCCCCCGCGCGGCAACGTCGGACGAGCAGCCTGGGCGCATGGACACCACACCGAACACCTGGCGGCTGCGCGTCGAGCTGGACGACAGTCCCGGCGCTCTGGCGCGGGTGACCATCCGGCTGGCGGACCAGGACTGCAACGTGCTGTCGCTGTCCGTGATCCCGGTGCCCGGCGGCGTCATCGACGAACTCGTGGTGCGGGCCGGGCCGGGGCTGCTGCCGGCGGACCTGGTGGCGGCGGTGCGCGCCGAGGGCGGCCGGTGCGTCGGCATCACAGCCGCGGACATGCGTGACCTGGTCGATGCTCCGACGGCGGCGTTGCGCGCGGCCGGGCACGCGATGCGTGATCCCGGCGCGGTGTGCGACGCGTTGCGCGCCGTGCTGGCCGCGGACTCCGTCGTAGTCCTGCCCGACGACGCGCCAGACCACGAGACCTCCGCGCAATCAAACACAGCTCGGCTGGTTACGAAGGGTGGGTTGGTAGTGCTCGCGCGGCGGGGGTGGTCGCCGTTCACCCAGGTCGAGCTGGCCCGCGGGCAGGCGTTGATCGACCTGTTGTCGGACGAGGGCGTGGCGATGCCGCAGTCGACGGCGCTGCTGACCGACGACGGCATGGCGGTCGTGCTGCGGCCGGGCCGTGCGGGCGACGAGGAAGCCGTGGCCGAGCTGCACTCCCGGTGCTCGATGGGCACCCTGTTCAACCGCTACCACTCGGGCATGCGCACGGTGCCGCGGCGGTGGCT
This is a stretch of genomic DNA from Saccharothrix ecbatanensis. It encodes these proteins:
- a CDS encoding phosphodiester glycosidase family protein, whose protein sequence is MSPRPRSSALAAVLVLALAAPAAHAEPPAPVVDLPGVAVAPAVDPARRIETARTTRPVAPGVSLSSFDWYEPGGAGGWIRGDALTVDLTAGTKVDYLYPGTVAAAEPLSAQADRTRAVAAVNGDFFDINNSNAPQGVGVQDGRTVKSPAAGHRRAVGLDAAGVGRVMEVFFDGKVVREDGTSIRLDQLNGAAIQSGGVGVFDPIWGSYSRARAVQGASRVTEVVVRAGVVTERRALAGADPIPADGFVLVGREAGADALATLAVGQRITVEHTTKAGDGSSLRAAIGGNQLLLKDGVVVAPDDPLHPRTAVGFSADGKKMFMLTVDGRQGAFMLGLNLKDVASILLEMGAHNALNLDGGGSSTLVARMPGAESVDVENTPSDGGERLVPNGLALYAPEGSGSLTGFWVRTAIDARRAPGADTVPGGHPERVFPGLTRRLIADGHDETYGPALDEAHRWHTARADVGKVDENGVFHALRPGKTTAVAQRGGASGEVELTVLGALAGLSATTSRLSLPEVGGVGGFGVVGRDGDGFTAPVEPADLALEYDRSVVDIAAGTNGDLRITALKAGATTVVARVGEHVVRVPVTVGLEERLIAGFDDGAAWKFGTARASGSVTPVSEGHTGAGLRMTYDFSKSTGTRTAYAIPPQPIEVTGQPLALGAWVYGHGRGEWTAFTVTDASGISRSLYGPYITWTGWRYLEVPVPSGLAFPLRVNRFYTIETKADRQYTGEVIVDDIVVKVPPAVELPVVTEPADRFVVQDGTVADKPWRFAVMSDAQFVARNPDSELVRAARRTLREIKAQRPDFLVVNGDFVDEASPADLALARRVLTEELGDELPWYYVPGNHEIMGPGTIENFRREFGATNRVFDHKGTRFVLMDSSTGTLRGGGFDQAVMLRDALRDHSAVQSVVVMEHHPPRDPTPTKGSQLTDRLEADVVEDWLGDFRRTTGKGAAFIGAHVGLFHASRVDGVPYLINGNSGKAPAGEAGRGGFTGWTMLGVDPGSSGDDWLAAEIRPHVDGLALTVPSTVRIGSPTVVSATLAQGSRQVPVAYPVSADWSGSPKLHIGAESGVRPWHVAWLDPVTGAFTALRPGQVTVAVTVNGVTQRTDVTTALPTPTQAVA
- a CDS encoding AraC family transcriptional regulator; protein product: MLTRTIAIHYVTAALRGAARRGHDIAGLLASAGIGEALLADERARVTPTQYTKLIQTLWEVLDDEFMGLGPQPSKRGTFPTMCLLAVHCTSLGDALRRGLAFYGLFDVRPSMALSERDGVAAFTLSAEGVDDPDRFLVESLLVLWHRFSSWLIGRRIPLRGVDLAYPEPAHGAEYHLIFGAPLRFSAPATTLTFDARFLRMPVVQDESALRRFLRNSPAELLSRRDYGADASSQVRRMLAGGVAGLEHVAARLGVSAPTLRRKLAAEGTSFREVREQLLRDQAVASLVRGGESVEELALRLGFSEASAFHRAFKRWTGSSPGTYRGGPAS
- a CDS encoding DM13 domain-containing protein, yielding MSKRVVVVGVAGVLVVALAVGLYLFQPWRLITDRTADEALLVPVTTTTTTPATVGSSAAAPVTTTSAAPTGPVALATGPFRSLDYTTSGSATLVRTPDGKLAVQFEGLDTTDGPDLHVYLSDKAADSPEAAFDSGFTNLGKLKANRGNQVYEVPADIDLTTVRSVVIWCVRFSEGFGVAPLEQA
- a CDS encoding GNAT family N-acetyltransferase; translation: MDTTPNTWRLRVELDDSPGALARVTIRLADQDCNVLSLSVIPVPGGVIDELVVRAGPGLLPADLVAAVRAEGGRCVGITAADMRDLVDAPTAALRAAGHAMRDPGAVCDALRAVLAADSVVVLPDDAPDHETSAQSNTARLVTKGGLVVLARRGWSPFTQVELARGQALIDLLSDEGVAMPQSTALLTDDGMAVVLRPGRAGDEEAVAELHSRCSMGTLFNRYHSGMRTVPRRWLHRLLSPPRGTTVVAQCADRVVAMGQLIPMSDPHSAEVSLLVEDGWQGRGVGTGLLAALAGAARADGRLELVGWCLPVETGLLRTAARAGLPTAVRREDGLLRVSITTGRQEIAGPGRRESASRQIASS